The proteins below are encoded in one region of Mangifera indica cultivar Alphonso unplaced genomic scaffold, CATAS_Mindica_2.1 Un_0004, whole genome shotgun sequence:
- the LOC123205375 gene encoding pectinesterase inhibitor 7-like translates to MNKNTLRPLFLLPLLFSFNLRSVSALNLNDFPSVDFITSPSPGSQPLTNGSDFIRSSCKCTDEPDLCYASLEPYSRSVNRDLAKLSIAAIGVSLEKVKTMVSYLANLSRDADHKSDPRMLQDLRLCLRLIGGANGAVDEIQKSMKQMRDLGSAGSSKERLRFLLFDVQMSITGASIDHSTCIDNFDDVDGPLKEDVIARIAYVRKYLRIALGLVDCYSDKVTS, encoded by the coding sequence ATGAACAAAAACACTTTACGTCCTCTTTTCCTTCTCCCTCTTCTCTTTTCATTTAACCTCCGTTCAGTCTCAGCCCTTAATCTCAACGATTTTCCATCCGTCGATTTCATCACCAGCCCCAGCCCCGGCTCTCAACCGCTAACCAATGGTTCAGATTTCATCCGCTCCAGCTGCAAATGCACTGACGAACCCGACCTCTGCTACGCCTCCTTGGAACCCTACTCCAGATCCGTAAACCGGGACCTAGCGAAGCTGTCGATCGCTGCAATCGGTGTCAGCTTGGAGAAGGTTAAAACGATGGTGTCCTACTTGGCCAACCTCAGCCGCGATGCCGACCACAAGTCCGACCCCAGAATGTTACAGGATCTCCGCCTCTGTCTCCGTTTAATTGGAGGCGCTAACGGCGCTGTGGACGAAATCCAGAAGTCGATGAAACAGATGCGCGACCTGGGCTCGGCGGGGAGCTCCAAGGAAAGGCTCCGGTTCCTGTTGTTTGATGTGCAGATGTCGATTACCGGGGCTTCCATTGATCATTCTACTTGTATCGACAACTTTGATGACGTGGACGGGCCGCTGAAGGAGGATGTCATCGCTAGGATTGCTTATGTAAGAAAATATCTTCGCATTGCACTTGGGTTGGTTGATTGTTACAGTGACAAAGTAACAAGTTGA